The following proteins are encoded in a genomic region of Primulina huaijiensis isolate GDHJ02 chromosome 3, ASM1229523v2, whole genome shotgun sequence:
- the LOC140974344 gene encoding uncharacterized protein isoform X2, whose protein sequence is MMKRFRRAITAKPLSRNFFQFLTAGNRWSILVWSLVGFLVILHLYTLTSDSDAYKRQIHKRVSHYQLFRELEEIEDENIQMPTPRRRSPRAAKRKPRRPTTLIDEFLDESSQIRHIFFPNMDTAMNPMKDAGNESLYYYPGRIWLDTEGIPIQAHGGGILYDDKSRNYYWYGEYKDGPTYHAHRKGAARVDVIGVGCYSSSDLWTWKNEGIALAADEKNELHDLHKSNVLERPKVIYNDKTGKYVMWMHIDDANYTKASVGIAISDHPTGPFSYLYSIRPHGFDSRDMTIFKDDDGVAYLFYSSDDNSELHIGPLNEEYLDVTRVMRRILVGQHREAPALFKHDGTYYMITSGCTGWAPNEALAHASESIMGPWETMGSPCLGGNKIFRLTTFFAQSTFVLPLPELPGLFIFMADRWNPADLRDSRYVWLPLTIGGAADRPLDYNFGFPLWSRVSIFWHKRWRLPAAWRGKKF, encoded by the exons ATGATGAAAAGATTTAGGAGAGCTATCACCGCCAAGCCTTTGTCGAGAAATTTCTTCCAGTTTCTGACTGCGG GGAACAGATGGTCAATTTTAGTGTGGAGCCTTGTTGGTTTTCTTGTTATCCTTCATCTATACACTTTAACTAGCGACTCGGATGCATATAAACGACAGATACATAAAAGGGTGAGCCACTATCAGCTATTTCGCGAACTAGAAGAAATCGAGGATGAAAATATACAGATGCCTACACCAAGGAGGCGGTCCCCACGAGCTGCTAAAAGAAAACCTAGGCGCCCTACTactttgattgatgaatttttgGATGAGTCTTCTCAAATAAGGCACATCTTTTTTCCAAATATGGATACGGCTATGAATCCCATGAAGGATGCTGGCAACGAGAGTTTATACTACTATCCAGGGAGAATATGGCTCGACACTGAAGGAATTCCTATACAAGCCCATGGAGGTGGTATTTTGTATGATGATAAATCCCGGAATTACTACTGGTATGGTGAATATAAAGATGGGCCTACTTATCATGCCCACAGAAAAGGAGCAGCAAGG GTGGATGTTATTGGTGTGGGATGTTACTCATCAAGTGATTTGTGGACATGGAAAAATGAAGGCATCGCCCTTGCAGCAGATGAGAAAAATGAGCTTCATGACCTTCACAAGTCAAACGTGCTGGAGAGGCCTAAAGTAATTTACAACGATAAGACCGGAAAGTATGTAATGTGGATGCACATAGACGATGCTAACTACACCAAAGCCTCTGTAGGAATTGCAATTAGTGACCATCCAACCGGTCCCTTCAGTTACCTCTACAGTATACGTCCCCATGGATTTGACAGCAGAGATATGACCATCTTCAAAGATGATGATGGTGTCGCTTATCTCTTCTATTCATCTGATGACAATAGCGAGCTTCATATCGGTCCCCTCAACGAAGAGTATCTTGACGTCACACGAGTTATGAGACGAATTCTTGTGGGACAGCATCGAGAAGCACCAGCTCTGTTTAAGCACGATGGAACATACTACATGATCACCTCAGGATGTACGGGTTGGGCCCCAAATGAGGCTCTTGCCCACGCATCTGAATCGATAATGGGGCCTTGGGAGACAATGGGGAGCCCATGCCTCGGTGGGAACAAAATCTTTCGACTCACAACATTCTTTGCTCAGAGTACATTCGTTCTTCCTTTACCAGAATTACCCGGTTTGTTTATATTCATGGCCGACCGTTGGAATCCAGCCGACTTGAGGGATTCGAGATATGTATGGTTACCTTTAACCATAGGAGGAGCTGCAGATCGTCCTCTTGATTACAATTTCGGGTTCCCGTTATGGTCTAGGGTGTCGATTTTTTGGCACAAGAGATGGAGGCTTCCTGCTGCGTGGAGGGGGAAAAAATTCTGA
- the LOC140974344 gene encoding uncharacterized protein isoform X1 — protein sequence MFQMQHYPGDRKTKKMRMRNKNRKPTTLHCNAGNRWSILVWSLVGFLVILHLYTLTSDSDAYKRQIHKRVSHYQLFRELEEIEDENIQMPTPRRRSPRAAKRKPRRPTTLIDEFLDESSQIRHIFFPNMDTAMNPMKDAGNESLYYYPGRIWLDTEGIPIQAHGGGILYDDKSRNYYWYGEYKDGPTYHAHRKGAARVDVIGVGCYSSSDLWTWKNEGIALAADEKNELHDLHKSNVLERPKVIYNDKTGKYVMWMHIDDANYTKASVGIAISDHPTGPFSYLYSIRPHGFDSRDMTIFKDDDGVAYLFYSSDDNSELHIGPLNEEYLDVTRVMRRILVGQHREAPALFKHDGTYYMITSGCTGWAPNEALAHASESIMGPWETMGSPCLGGNKIFRLTTFFAQSTFVLPLPELPGLFIFMADRWNPADLRDSRYVWLPLTIGGAADRPLDYNFGFPLWSRVSIFWHKRWRLPAAWRGKKF from the exons ATGTTCCAAATGCAGCATTATCCTGGAGAtaggaaaacaaaaaaaatgaggaTGAGGAACAAAAATCGGAAACCAACTACTTTACATTGCAATGCAGGGAACAGATGGTCAATTTTAGTGTGGAGCCTTGTTGGTTTTCTTGTTATCCTTCATCTATACACTTTAACTAGCGACTCGGATGCATATAAACGACAGATACATAAAAGGGTGAGCCACTATCAGCTATTTCGCGAACTAGAAGAAATCGAGGATGAAAATATACAGATGCCTACACCAAGGAGGCGGTCCCCACGAGCTGCTAAAAGAAAACCTAGGCGCCCTACTactttgattgatgaatttttgGATGAGTCTTCTCAAATAAGGCACATCTTTTTTCCAAATATGGATACGGCTATGAATCCCATGAAGGATGCTGGCAACGAGAGTTTATACTACTATCCAGGGAGAATATGGCTCGACACTGAAGGAATTCCTATACAAGCCCATGGAGGTGGTATTTTGTATGATGATAAATCCCGGAATTACTACTGGTATGGTGAATATAAAGATGGGCCTACTTATCATGCCCACAGAAAAGGAGCAGCAAGG GTGGATGTTATTGGTGTGGGATGTTACTCATCAAGTGATTTGTGGACATGGAAAAATGAAGGCATCGCCCTTGCAGCAGATGAGAAAAATGAGCTTCATGACCTTCACAAGTCAAACGTGCTGGAGAGGCCTAAAGTAATTTACAACGATAAGACCGGAAAGTATGTAATGTGGATGCACATAGACGATGCTAACTACACCAAAGCCTCTGTAGGAATTGCAATTAGTGACCATCCAACCGGTCCCTTCAGTTACCTCTACAGTATACGTCCCCATGGATTTGACAGCAGAGATATGACCATCTTCAAAGATGATGATGGTGTCGCTTATCTCTTCTATTCATCTGATGACAATAGCGAGCTTCATATCGGTCCCCTCAACGAAGAGTATCTTGACGTCACACGAGTTATGAGACGAATTCTTGTGGGACAGCATCGAGAAGCACCAGCTCTGTTTAAGCACGATGGAACATACTACATGATCACCTCAGGATGTACGGGTTGGGCCCCAAATGAGGCTCTTGCCCACGCATCTGAATCGATAATGGGGCCTTGGGAGACAATGGGGAGCCCATGCCTCGGTGGGAACAAAATCTTTCGACTCACAACATTCTTTGCTCAGAGTACATTCGTTCTTCCTTTACCAGAATTACCCGGTTTGTTTATATTCATGGCCGACCGTTGGAATCCAGCCGACTTGAGGGATTCGAGATATGTATGGTTACCTTTAACCATAGGAGGAGCTGCAGATCGTCCTCTTGATTACAATTTCGGGTTCCCGTTATGGTCTAGGGTGTCGATTTTTTGGCACAAGAGATGGAGGCTTCCTGCTGCGTGGAGGGGGAAAAAATTCTGA
- the LOC140974344 gene encoding uncharacterized protein isoform X3 codes for MRMRNKNRKPTTLHCNAGNRWSILVWSLVGFLVILHLYTLTSDSDAYKRQIHKRVSHYQLFRELEEIEDENIQMPTPRRRSPRAAKRKPRRPTTLIDEFLDESSQIRHIFFPNMDTAMNPMKDAGNESLYYYPGRIWLDTEGIPIQAHGGGILYDDKSRNYYWYGEYKDGPTYHAHRKGAARVDVIGVGCYSSSDLWTWKNEGIALAADEKNELHDLHKSNVLERPKVIYNDKTGKYVMWMHIDDANYTKASVGIAISDHPTGPFSYLYSIRPHGFDSRDMTIFKDDDGVAYLFYSSDDNSELHIGPLNEEYLDVTRVMRRILVGQHREAPALFKHDGTYYMITSGCTGWAPNEALAHASESIMGPWETMGSPCLGGNKIFRLTTFFAQSTFVLPLPELPGLFIFMADRWNPADLRDSRYVWLPLTIGGAADRPLDYNFGFPLWSRVSIFWHKRWRLPAAWRGKKF; via the exons atgaggaTGAGGAACAAAAATCGGAAACCAACTACTTTACATTGCAATGCAGGGAACAGATGGTCAATTTTAGTGTGGAGCCTTGTTGGTTTTCTTGTTATCCTTCATCTATACACTTTAACTAGCGACTCGGATGCATATAAACGACAGATACATAAAAGGGTGAGCCACTATCAGCTATTTCGCGAACTAGAAGAAATCGAGGATGAAAATATACAGATGCCTACACCAAGGAGGCGGTCCCCACGAGCTGCTAAAAGAAAACCTAGGCGCCCTACTactttgattgatgaatttttgGATGAGTCTTCTCAAATAAGGCACATCTTTTTTCCAAATATGGATACGGCTATGAATCCCATGAAGGATGCTGGCAACGAGAGTTTATACTACTATCCAGGGAGAATATGGCTCGACACTGAAGGAATTCCTATACAAGCCCATGGAGGTGGTATTTTGTATGATGATAAATCCCGGAATTACTACTGGTATGGTGAATATAAAGATGGGCCTACTTATCATGCCCACAGAAAAGGAGCAGCAAGG GTGGATGTTATTGGTGTGGGATGTTACTCATCAAGTGATTTGTGGACATGGAAAAATGAAGGCATCGCCCTTGCAGCAGATGAGAAAAATGAGCTTCATGACCTTCACAAGTCAAACGTGCTGGAGAGGCCTAAAGTAATTTACAACGATAAGACCGGAAAGTATGTAATGTGGATGCACATAGACGATGCTAACTACACCAAAGCCTCTGTAGGAATTGCAATTAGTGACCATCCAACCGGTCCCTTCAGTTACCTCTACAGTATACGTCCCCATGGATTTGACAGCAGAGATATGACCATCTTCAAAGATGATGATGGTGTCGCTTATCTCTTCTATTCATCTGATGACAATAGCGAGCTTCATATCGGTCCCCTCAACGAAGAGTATCTTGACGTCACACGAGTTATGAGACGAATTCTTGTGGGACAGCATCGAGAAGCACCAGCTCTGTTTAAGCACGATGGAACATACTACATGATCACCTCAGGATGTACGGGTTGGGCCCCAAATGAGGCTCTTGCCCACGCATCTGAATCGATAATGGGGCCTTGGGAGACAATGGGGAGCCCATGCCTCGGTGGGAACAAAATCTTTCGACTCACAACATTCTTTGCTCAGAGTACATTCGTTCTTCCTTTACCAGAATTACCCGGTTTGTTTATATTCATGGCCGACCGTTGGAATCCAGCCGACTTGAGGGATTCGAGATATGTATGGTTACCTTTAACCATAGGAGGAGCTGCAGATCGTCCTCTTGATTACAATTTCGGGTTCCCGTTATGGTCTAGGGTGTCGATTTTTTGGCACAAGAGATGGAGGCTTCCTGCTGCGTGGAGGGGGAAAAAATTCTGA
- the LOC140974345 gene encoding protein SHORT-ROOT-like, with product MDTLFRLVNLQSDQSLNSSRTSSSSRSSRQNPYQQEDEECFNIFMDDEDFSSSSSKHYNPYPHHQLHQQQQHHTASNTPTPTTTTTTGSATPTHQHFYDQSADQFSYSPARDVTLEFAASLSGQNSRWASDILLETAKAIADRNSTRVQQLMWMLNELGSLYGDIDQKLASYFLQALFSRMMDSGERTYRTLISASEKNCSFDSTRKMVLKFQEVSPWTTFGHVACNGAIIEAFEGESKLHIIDISNTFCTQWPTLLEAIATRSDETPHLRITTVLVSKSGGANGGAAGVQKVMKEIGSRMEKFARLMGVPFKFNVIHHAGDLSELNLAELDIKEDEALAINCVGALHSVATVGNRRDLLISILRRMQPRIVTVVEEEADLDIGVDGLEFVRGFQESLRWFRVYFEALDESFPKTSNERLMLERAAGCAIVDLVACLQAESVERRETAARWSHRLQGGGFRPVSFNEEVSDDVRALLRRYKDGWSMIQGSDSTGIFLSWKDQPVVWASAWKP from the coding sequence ATGGATACTTTGTTTAGACTCGTAAACCTCCAATCCGATCAGTCTCTCAATTCCAGCAGAACTTCCAGCAGCTCGAGATCCTCCAGGCAAAACCCTTATCAGCAAGAAGACGAAGAATGCTTCaacattttcatggatgatgaagatttctcttcttcttcttccaaacACTATAATCCCTATCCCCACCACCAACTCCACCAACAGCAGCAGCACCATACTGCTTCGAATACGCCCACTCCCACCACCACTACCACCACCGGCAGTGCCACCCCGACCCACCAACATTTCTATGATCAGTCTGCCGATCAATTCTCTTATTCTCCGGCACGTGACGTGACCCTCGAATTCGCTGCCTCACTTTCAGGGCAGAATAGCAGGTGGGCTTCTGATATTCTCTTGGAAACGGCGAAAGCGATAGCCGACAGAAACAGTACTCGCGTACAGCAACTCATGTGGATGCTCAACGAGCTCGGATCGCTTTACGGAGATATCGATCAGAAACTTGCTTCTTACTTTCTCCAAGCTTTGTTTAGCCGCATGATGGATTCCGGCGAGCGCACGTACCGGACACTGATCTCCGCGTCCGAGAAGAACTGTTCTTTCGACTCTACTAGAAAAATGGTGCTGAAATTTCAAGAAGTTAGCCCGTGGACTACGTTCGGCCATGTTGCTTGCAACGGTGCGATAATCGAAGCATTTGAAGGTGAGAGCAAATTACACATAATTGACATCAGCAACACCTTTTGCACGCAGTGGCCTACTCTTCTTGAAGCCATAGCCACGCGTAGTGACGAAACCCCACATCTGAGGATCACAACCGTCTTGGTCAGCAAATCTGGAGGCGCAAACGGTGGCGCGGCGGGGGTGCAAAAGGTTATGAAAGAGATCGGCAGCAGGATGGAAAAGTTTGCTAGACTGATGGGCGTGCCCTTTAAGTTCAATGTCATACACCATGCAGGTGATTTATCTGAACTGAATTTAGCTGAATTAGATATCAAAGAAGACGAAGCACTCGCCATAAATTGTGTGGGGGCATTGCATTCCGTGGCAACAGTTGGTAATCGTAGGGATTTGTTGATATCCATTCTTAGGAGGATGCAGCCTAGAATCGTGACGGTTGTTGAAGAAGAAGCTGATCTTGATATCGGCGTTGATGGGCTTGAATTCGTTAGGGGTTTTCAAGAAAGTCTGAGATGGTTTAGGGTTTATTTCGAGGCATTGGATGAGAGCTTCCCGAAGACAAGCAATGAGCGTTTGATGCTTGAAAGGGCAGCCGGGTGCGCCATCGTGGACCTGGTGGCGTGCCTGCAAGCGGAGTCTGTGGAGAGGAGGGAGACGGCGGCGAGGTGGTCGCACCGCCTGCAAGGTGGCGGATTTAGACCGGTTTCTTTCAACGAAGAGGTATCCGATGATGTGCGCGCCTTGTTGAGGAGGTACAAGGATGGATGGTCGATGATACAAGGCTCAGATTCCACCGGAATATTCCTTTCCTGGAAGGATCAGCCAGTGGTATGGGCTAGTGCGTGGAAGCCTTGA
- the LOC140974346 gene encoding adenylyl-sulfate kinase 3-like isoform X1, whose amino-acid sequence MLKVEKMTAVNYQKLNLGKTRDSNSPEALYTRLTPVKVAVCNGKGKKLGICGAAGRSSLLAPIKAMEASKPTMYANGQAKGVERDSTGDVLTKDCSGFTDKSALEMSTMGNSSNIVWHNCSVSKIDRQHLLNQKGCVIWITGLSGSGKSTLACALSRSLHSRGKLSYILDGDNCRHGLNRDLSFKAEDRAENIRRIGEVAKLFVDAGVISIASLISPFRKDRDACRALLPEGDFIEVYMDVPVQVCETRDPKGLYKLARAGKIKGFTGVDDPYEPPLNAEIVLQQSEEMCDSPTVLAEVIVSFLERKAKAHS is encoded by the exons atgttaaaagtggAAAAAATGACCGCGGttaattatcaaaagttgaACTTGGGTAAAACGAGAGATTCGAACTCTCCCGAGGCATTATACACCAGGTTGACGCCTGTGAAGGTGGCGGTGTGCAACGGCAAAGGTAAGAAATTGGGGATTTGCGGAGCAGCTGGAAGATCAAGCCTTTTGGCGCCAATTAAGGCGATGGAAGCTTCCAAGCCAACGATGTATGCCAATGGCCAGGCGAAGGGGGTCGAACGCGATTCAACCGGCGATGTTCTTACCAAGGACTGCAGCGGTTTCACGG ATAAAAGTGCGCTGGAGATGTCAACAATGGGAAATTCATCAAATATTGTGTGGCACAATTGTTCTGTTAGCAAGATTGATAGGCAGCACTTGCTTAATCAGAAAGGCTGTGTCATTTGGATCACGGGATTAAGTGGTTCAG GAAAGAGTACTCTGGCATGCGCTTTAAGTCGTTCCTTACACAGTAGAGGAAAGCTCTCCTATATCCTTGATGGGGATAATTGCAGGCATGGTCTTAACCGTGATCTTAGTTTTAAAGCTGAAGACCGTGCTGAGAACATTAGAAGGATCG GAGAGGTAGCAAAGCTCTTTGTGGATGCTGGAGTCATTAGCATTGCAAGTTTAATATCCCCCTTCAGAAAGGACCGGGATGCCTGTCGAGCTTTACTTCCTGAAGGAGATTTTATTGAG GTATATATGGATGTCCCTGTACAAGTGTGTGAGACTAGGGATCCGAAGGGATTGTACAAACTTGCAAGAGCTGGAAAAATAAAAG GTTTCACCGGAGTTGATGATCCATATGAGCCACCTTTGAATGCTGAG ATAGTGCTGCAGCAAAGCGAAGAGATGTGTGATTCTCCAACTGTTTTGGCTGAAGTCATTGTTTCGTTCTTGGAAAGAAAAG CGAAAGCACACAGTTGA
- the LOC140974346 gene encoding adenylyl-sulfate kinase 3-like isoform X2 — MLKVEKMTAVNYQKLNLGKTRDSNSPEALYTRLTPVKVAVCNGKGKKLGICGAAGRSSLLAPIKAMEASKPTMYANGQAKGVERDSTGDVLTKDCSGFTDKSALEMSTMGNSSNIVWHNCSVSKIDRQHLLNQKGCVIWITGLSGSGKSTLACALSRSLHSRGKLSYILDGDNCRHGLNRDLSFKAEDRAENIRRIGEVAKLFVDAGVISIASLISPFRKDRDACRALLPEGDFIEVYMDVPVQVCETRDPKGLYKLARAGKIKDALNKFWFKKASIKLQALGPAGRLDPTHFHMAYI, encoded by the exons atgttaaaagtggAAAAAATGACCGCGGttaattatcaaaagttgaACTTGGGTAAAACGAGAGATTCGAACTCTCCCGAGGCATTATACACCAGGTTGACGCCTGTGAAGGTGGCGGTGTGCAACGGCAAAGGTAAGAAATTGGGGATTTGCGGAGCAGCTGGAAGATCAAGCCTTTTGGCGCCAATTAAGGCGATGGAAGCTTCCAAGCCAACGATGTATGCCAATGGCCAGGCGAAGGGGGTCGAACGCGATTCAACCGGCGATGTTCTTACCAAGGACTGCAGCGGTTTCACGG ATAAAAGTGCGCTGGAGATGTCAACAATGGGAAATTCATCAAATATTGTGTGGCACAATTGTTCTGTTAGCAAGATTGATAGGCAGCACTTGCTTAATCAGAAAGGCTGTGTCATTTGGATCACGGGATTAAGTGGTTCAG GAAAGAGTACTCTGGCATGCGCTTTAAGTCGTTCCTTACACAGTAGAGGAAAGCTCTCCTATATCCTTGATGGGGATAATTGCAGGCATGGTCTTAACCGTGATCTTAGTTTTAAAGCTGAAGACCGTGCTGAGAACATTAGAAGGATCG GAGAGGTAGCAAAGCTCTTTGTGGATGCTGGAGTCATTAGCATTGCAAGTTTAATATCCCCCTTCAGAAAGGACCGGGATGCCTGTCGAGCTTTACTTCCTGAAGGAGATTTTATTGAG GTATATATGGATGTCCCTGTACAAGTGTGTGAGACTAGGGATCCGAAGGGATTGTACAAACTTGCAAGAGCTGGAAAAATAAAAG ATGCATTGAACAAATTTTGGTTCAAGAAAGCAAGTATCAAGCTACAAGCACTTGGTCCTGCTGGGAGACTGGACCCGACCCACTTCCACATGGCATACATCTAA
- the LOC140974347 gene encoding large ribosomal subunit protein uL24z-like, with the protein MKFNPRVSSSRRKSRKAHFTAPSSVRRVLMSAPLSADLRTKHNARSMPVRKDDEVQVVRGTYKGREGKVVQVYRKKWVIHVERITREKVNGSTVNVGIHPSKVVITKLRIDKDRKSLLDRKAKGRAAADKDKGTKFTAEDIMQTID; encoded by the coding sequence ATGAAGTTCAACCCCCGAGTCTCCTCTTCCCGGCGCAAGAGCCGCAAGGCTCACTTCACTGCGCCTTCGAGCGTCCGCCGCGTTTTGATGAGCGCTCCGCTGTCGGCTGACCTCCGTACGAAGCACAACGCCCGGTCCATGCCGGTCCGAAAGGACGACGAGGTGCAGGTTGTTCGAGGGACGTACAAGGGCCGCGAAGGTAAGGTGGTACAAGTGTACCGCAAGAAATGGGTTATCCACGTGGAGCGAATCACCCGTGAGAAGGTGAACGGATCCACTGTCAACGTTGGCATTCACCCTTCGAAGGTTGTCATCACGAAGCTCCGCATCGATAAGGATCGCAAGTCCCTCCTCGATCGCAAAGCTAAGGGACGTGCCGCCGCTGACAAGGACAAGGGGACTAAGTTCACCGCCGAGGATATAATGCAGACCATCGATTAA
- the LOC140972365 gene encoding cyclin-D5-1-like produces the protein MEDFETPLSNLLCNENESCLEEQYNQKDENFELYPVSESDCDYIENLLQRETSFQASGSDYSVKEKRSWFKCARLDAIKWILDAKGLFGFHLSTAYLSMIYFDRFFSRRWINDEKLWAIRLLSVASLSIAAKMEEREVPGLSEYHVDEYNFEGNVIKKMELFVLNTLEWRMSYATPFAYLNYFTTKFCEELRHTELVTRAADLILAVMEEIDVSEHRPSVVAAAAVLVAYDNQLTKKLFEMKINAIASWGYLEKEHTFSCYSLLQEIVMLKSKTPVSNISRNLLSANSSSIDVLDDTTTGIGTKRRLTYTDGDPHCPLHKVPKS, from the exons ATGGAGGATTTTGAAACTCCATTGTCTAATCTTTTGTGTAACGAAAATGAGTCATGTTTGGAAGAACAGTATAATCAGAAAGATGAAAACTTTGAGCTTTATCCTGTTTCGGAATCCGATTGTGATTATATTGAAAATCTATTACAGAGGGAGACCAGTTTTCAAGCAAGTGGGAGTGACTATTCGGTGAAGGAAAAAAGAAGCTGGTTCAAATGCGCCCGTTTGGATGCCATTAAATGGATCCTTGAT GCAAAAGGTCTGTTTGGATTTCACTTAAGTACAGCCTATCTGTCAATGATTTATTTCGATCGGTTCTTTTCAAGAAGGTGGATCAAT GATGAAAAATTGTGGGCTATTCGCTTGTTATCAGTTGCAAGTTTATCCATTGCTGCAAAAATGGAGGAACGTGAAGTACCAGGATTATCCGAATATCATGTAGATGAATACAATTTCGAAGGAAATGTGATTAAAAAAATGGAGTTATTTGTTCTTAATACGTTGGAATGGAGAATGAGTTATGCCACTCCTTTTGCTTATCTCAATTATTTCACCACCAAGTTTTGTGAGGAATTGAGGCATACAGAACTGGTAACTCGAGCTGCTGATTTAATATTGGCAGTAATGGAAG AGATTGACGTATCTGAGCATCGACCTTCCGTTGTCGCAGCGGCGGCGGTTTTAGTCGCTTATGATAATCAATTAACGAAAAAGTTATTTGAGATGAAGATTAATGCAATCGCATCATGGGGATACCTAGAAAAA gAGCATACATTTTCATGTTATAGTCTACTACAAGAGATTGTAATGTTGAAATCCAAGACCCCCGTATCTAACATTTCCCGAAATTTGTTATCCGCTAATTCAAGCTCCATCGATGTCCTCGATGATACGACAACCGGGATTGGCACGAAACGGAGACTAACGTATACTGATGGTGATCCACATTGCCCTCTGCATAAGGTTCCTAAATCTTAA